From a region of the Vagococcus coleopterorum genome:
- a CDS encoding ABC transporter permease — translation MNQLVKLTVLNIKRTFRDVSYILMVIGFPLMFYVLYTQMFSGDVEVNGIPWVEYSLISMIAFGIVGNALSNFGVSLADEKSEGWYDFLKVSPIPESIYIGSQLLASILVSTVSMILMFVAAYLIEGISYTPLEYILFIIIMQVASIVFLALATIIGQFGRSAKPISLFFYLGLSLLGGLWMPVIAMPEGIQKIVTKMPTYHFAEIAHSIQSKQGLNMKSVGILIVYTIVFFVIGKLIANKKR, via the coding sequence ATGAATCAGTTAGTTAAATTAACGGTTCTAAATATTAAGCGAACGTTTCGAGATGTTTCCTACATACTTATGGTAATTGGTTTTCCTTTAATGTTTTATGTTCTTTATACGCAAATGTTTTCAGGTGATGTAGAAGTTAATGGAATTCCTTGGGTAGAATACTCTCTTATCTCAATGATAGCCTTTGGGATAGTTGGGAATGCGCTATCTAACTTTGGAGTGTCTTTAGCTGATGAAAAATCTGAAGGTTGGTATGATTTCTTAAAAGTATCGCCAATACCAGAGTCTATCTATATAGGAAGTCAACTACTGGCGAGTATTTTAGTTTCGACAGTCTCCATGATATTAATGTTCGTAGCGGCCTACTTGATAGAAGGCATTAGTTATACACCACTAGAATATATTTTATTCATTATCATCATGCAAGTTGCATCGATTGTTTTCTTGGCTCTTGCTACAATAATTGGTCAATTCGGTCGTTCGGCCAAACCGATATCATTATTTTTTTATTTGGGGTTATCATTATTAGGTGGTTTGTGGATGCCAGTCATTGCTATGCCAGAAGGAATACAAAAAATCGTGACAAAAATGCCGACTTATCACTTTGCAGAAATAGCACATAGTATTCAAAGTAAACAAGGGTTAAATATGAAGTCCGTTGGAATTCTAATAGTGTATACAATTGTATTTTTTGTGATTGGGAAACTGATTGCAAATAAGAAAAGATAA
- a CDS encoding ABC transporter ATP-binding protein has protein sequence MGESMIEIKKVSKKFNKITVLDNIDLTINEEDVIGVVGLNGAGKSTLIRMILGLEKPTSGKVKKASLLSADGAVGVMLQEVSAPKKIKVEEWLELVAIFSKAPLSIKRILELTNLTDQKDKLVTHLSQGNQRRLQFGLAVIQNPQLLILDEPTVGMDYLAKLLFWKEVKRLKEEEKMTIILISHDFSEIEAICNRVIILHDHKIKLDREISTAERVDVKEYFDDIIMKEVSDESVS, from the coding sequence ATGGGGGAATCAATGATTGAAATAAAAAAAGTTTCAAAAAAATTCAATAAAATAACCGTCTTAGATAATATTGATTTAACAATCAATGAGGAGGATGTTATTGGAGTAGTTGGGTTAAATGGTGCGGGGAAATCAACACTGATTCGAATGATTTTAGGACTTGAAAAGCCGACGTCTGGAAAAGTTAAAAAGGCTTCTTTGCTAAGTGCAGATGGGGCTGTGGGTGTGATGCTACAAGAGGTTAGCGCACCTAAAAAAATCAAAGTAGAAGAGTGGTTGGAATTAGTAGCAATCTTTTCTAAAGCCCCCTTATCAATCAAGAGAATTTTAGAATTAACAAATTTAACAGATCAAAAAGATAAACTTGTCACACATCTTTCGCAAGGGAATCAAAGACGATTACAATTTGGATTGGCGGTTATTCAAAACCCTCAATTGTTAATTTTAGATGAACCGACAGTGGGAATGGACTACCTGGCTAAATTACTATTTTGGAAAGAAGTTAAGCGTTTAAAAGAGGAAGAAAAAATGACGATTATTTTGATATCGCATGATTTTTCTGAGATTGAAGCCATTTGTAATCGAGTGATTATTTTACACGACCATAAAATTAAACTTGATAGAGAAATTTCAACAGCTGAAAGAGTTGATGTAAAAGAATACTTTGATGATATTATCATGAAAGAGGTGTCAGATGAATCAGTTAGTTAA
- a CDS encoding MucBP domain-containing protein produces the protein MKKCGYLLIAMTLLCQPILGLANDNNMEEQQFTNSVPPSESTNLRTTRPTNNGDGTVEFVGKSWDVIQDYGDGIKMIAMENKIGDSIYSLDYFFNKDEDDNDGYQESVVKATVDEWYKNTIAGSPAEEFVQPVTSHNITLGEVKKKYYWKDNTNGSIGYSQWADTIVSPQSYPTTFGAGKKEAFILSGSDVTKEKAALSDNGVSHLNKLKKNGIDSSWLTSQGGHENMGTILLSDREEVSFSVVTESHAVVPALVVQTFDQAAEGSPVTVKYLDENGNALADDIILAGAVGDTYISEKKEIDGWILKEIPENATGVFSDKEQTITYVYKKREGTTGSSEPEDTNTTETSTTPSETENSTSQSDLNPTDSSTQSNENSVDKERLPQTGENHTFKTTLTALGVLIILLTGLLTYRFKFKN, from the coding sequence ATGAAAAAATGTGGATACTTATTAATCGCGATGACGTTATTATGTCAACCTATTTTGGGATTGGCAAACGATAACAACATGGAGGAGCAACAATTTACCAACTCGGTCCCGCCCTCAGAGAGTACTAATCTCAGAACAACCCGCCCAACAAATAATGGAGACGGGACGGTAGAGTTCGTAGGAAAGTCATGGGATGTTATCCAAGATTATGGCGATGGGATTAAAATGATTGCTATGGAAAATAAAATTGGAGATAGTATTTATAGTTTAGATTATTTCTTTAATAAAGACGAAGACGATAATGATGGTTATCAAGAAAGTGTTGTGAAAGCCACAGTCGATGAATGGTATAAGAACACCATTGCCGGAAGTCCTGCTGAAGAATTTGTACAGCCTGTAACAAGTCATAATATTACATTAGGTGAAGTTAAGAAAAAATATTATTGGAAAGACAACACGAATGGTAGTATTGGTTATTCACAATGGGCAGATACAATCGTATCACCTCAAAGCTATCCAACAACCTTTGGAGCTGGAAAAAAAGAAGCTTTTATATTGAGTGGTTCAGATGTTACAAAAGAAAAAGCTGCATTAAGTGATAATGGAGTTAGCCATTTAAATAAACTTAAAAAAAATGGAATTGATAGCTCGTGGCTCACATCTCAAGGTGGTCATGAAAATATGGGAACGATATTACTTTCAGACAGAGAGGAAGTTAGTTTTTCTGTCGTGACAGAATCTCACGCTGTGGTTCCTGCGTTAGTGGTACAGACCTTTGATCAAGCAGCTGAAGGATCACCCGTTACAGTAAAATATCTTGATGAAAACGGAAATGCTTTAGCAGACGATATCATTTTGGCAGGAGCTGTTGGCGACACGTATATTTCTGAAAAAAAAGAAATTGATGGCTGGATTTTAAAAGAAATACCAGAAAATGCAACTGGGGTATTCTCTGATAAAGAACAAACGATTACTTACGTATATAAAAAACGCGAAGGAACGACTGGTTCATCAGAGCCTGAAGATACTAATACCACTGAAACTAGCACCACTCCATCAGAGACCGAGAATTCAACATCTCAGTCAGATTTAAATCCGACTGACTCTTCAACCCAATCAAACGAAAACTCTGTTGATAAAGAAAGACTCCCACAAACTGGTGAGAATCACACTTTTAAAACAACATTAACTGCTTTAGGTGTGCTAATCATTTTATTAACTGGATTATTAACTTATCGCTTTAAATTTAAAAATTAA
- a CDS encoding helix-turn-helix domain-containing protein, producing the protein MTIGEKIKTKRMELNLTQEALATELNVSRPAVSSWEVGRNYPDLEMIVRISDVLSISLDDLLREDQEMVKTMDKKVKNNKKYKRVIAALVVLILIPLAFEGYFQVVNHRYLKNAESWDKGDQGPYSEGSYELTEEGVTYSTFVFQKGTILLPIMERTPWLVAHDPEAKLIVDVKGKNDVSTLIINERDPSVDFKADVQINEKGEMIGSKKELSPKTKEKTEAYLKQHQAEYQELYKKAMAKWLELTE; encoded by the coding sequence ATGACCATTGGTGAAAAAATCAAAACAAAACGGATGGAGTTAAACCTAACTCAAGAAGCATTGGCGACAGAATTAAATGTTTCTCGACCAGCGGTGTCTAGCTGGGAAGTAGGGCGAAACTATCCTGACTTGGAAATGATTGTTAGAATCAGTGATGTCTTATCAATCTCTCTAGATGATTTATTAAGGGAGGACCAAGAGATGGTTAAAACAATGGATAAGAAAGTTAAGAATAATAAGAAATACAAACGAGTGATTGCGGCGTTAGTGGTGTTGATTTTAATTCCGTTAGCATTTGAAGGTTATTTTCAAGTAGTTAATCACCGCTATCTAAAAAATGCGGAAAGTTGGGATAAAGGGGACCAAGGACCTTATTCAGAAGGCTCGTATGAACTGACAGAAGAAGGGGTGACTTACAGTACCTTTGTTTTCCAAAAAGGAACAATCTTATTACCAATTATGGAAAGAACACCATGGTTAGTTGCTCATGATCCAGAAGCCAAACTGATTGTTGATGTAAAAGGTAAAAATGATGTGAGTACGTTAATTATTAATGAACGAGATCCTAGTGTTGATTTTAAAGCGGATGTTCAAATTAATGAAAAAGGTGAGATGATTGGTTCGAAAAAAGAATTATCTCCAAAAACAAAAGAAAAAACAGAAGCTTATCTAAAACAACACCAAGCTGAATACCAAGAGTTATACAAAAAAGCGATGGCAAAATGGCTTGAACTGACTGAATAA
- a CDS encoding Na+/H+ antiporter produces MQIVEMILLMLTMVLASNIINRFIPNIAIPLIQVTLGILIAIPTGLHSFELGSELFMLLFLAPLLFNDGANVDKKSLWQERKAVLVLSIGLVFVTVAVLGSFIHWIIPSAPWAACFALAAALAPTDPVAVSALAEKVKIPHKIMHTLEGESLINDASGLVSFQFASAALLTGVFSMANASLSFVLISLGGIFTGVVISFLAMSLVRWLRNQGIESTVSFMLLELLLPFGIFLVAEHFHVNGILAAVSGGIVYSFSYYRVTPEVAQLNVLSKNTWSILSFSLNGLVFVLLGTQLPRVIRVVWENNNISNVRLIAYILSITAILLAIRFVCFWLFKNFQKNSEDRLATSFLYTISGVRGTITLVSALSLPIMLADGSAFMERELMISIAGGVIITTLILANFAMPLFAEENENATERMGHDQEIAILRDVILQLKEQETTENHLAVERVITMYNDRIITLLNSDESDDSQDRLMEKILKWKYTDTIVQMAEGNVSFQTAFLNLRRLNKRLFRLTHDKTYQSQMFYGRLIRKKMRFAKLRSASFEERRAEREYLQESNRNYVLNHLEELDQDAFPQELVDFYFARLQHNGLRSRTSTSEQVNEWLTYAIQLERDSIQDAFELGDINRNEMRVYRENLLAIENTIQYMV; encoded by the coding sequence ATGCAGATTGTTGAAATGATTTTATTGATGTTAACTATGGTGTTGGCATCGAATATTATTAATCGCTTTATTCCAAATATTGCCATCCCGTTAATTCAGGTGACATTGGGGATTTTAATCGCGATCCCTACTGGGTTACATAGTTTTGAATTAGGTTCAGAGCTATTTATGTTGCTCTTCTTAGCGCCATTACTATTTAATGATGGGGCTAATGTCGATAAGAAGTCATTGTGGCAAGAACGAAAAGCAGTCTTAGTCTTGTCGATTGGCTTAGTCTTTGTGACAGTAGCTGTTTTAGGAAGCTTCATTCATTGGATTATTCCATCCGCTCCTTGGGCAGCTTGTTTTGCACTAGCAGCAGCTTTGGCGCCGACGGACCCGGTAGCTGTTTCAGCACTTGCGGAAAAAGTTAAAATTCCTCATAAGATTATGCACACGTTAGAGGGTGAATCACTTATTAATGATGCGTCTGGTTTGGTATCATTCCAATTTGCCTCGGCAGCTTTATTGACAGGTGTTTTCTCAATGGCGAATGCTAGTCTTAGTTTTGTCTTAATTTCACTGGGCGGTATTTTTACAGGAGTCGTCATCAGTTTCCTAGCAATGAGCTTAGTGCGTTGGCTAAGAAATCAAGGAATTGAGAGTACCGTTTCCTTTATGTTGTTGGAATTATTATTGCCGTTCGGCATTTTCTTAGTGGCAGAACATTTCCATGTGAATGGGATTTTAGCAGCAGTTAGTGGCGGGATTGTCTATTCGTTTAGCTACTATCGTGTAACGCCAGAAGTAGCACAGTTAAATGTCTTGTCAAAAAACACATGGTCAATTTTAAGTTTTAGTTTAAATGGTCTAGTATTTGTTTTATTAGGAACTCAACTGCCACGAGTGATTCGTGTGGTGTGGGAAAATAATAATATTAGTAACGTGAGGTTGATTGCTTATATTTTAAGTATTACAGCGATTTTATTAGCCATTCGCTTTGTTTGTTTCTGGTTATTCAAAAACTTCCAGAAAAATTCTGAAGACCGTTTAGCAACATCATTTTTATACACTATTTCAGGTGTTCGTGGAACGATTACCTTAGTCAGTGCCTTGAGTTTGCCGATTATGTTGGCAGACGGATCAGCTTTCATGGAGAGGGAGTTGATGATCAGTATTGCAGGCGGTGTGATTATTACAACCTTAATATTGGCTAACTTTGCAATGCCGTTGTTTGCGGAAGAAAATGAAAATGCCACGGAACGCATGGGACATGATCAAGAAATTGCTATTTTAAGAGATGTCATCTTGCAATTGAAAGAACAAGAAACAACGGAAAATCATTTGGCTGTAGAACGTGTGATTACCATGTATAATGATCGAATTATTACCTTGTTAAATTCTGACGAATCTGACGATAGCCAAGATCGTTTAATGGAAAAAATCCTGAAATGGAAATATACAGATACAATTGTTCAAATGGCTGAAGGAAATGTTAGTTTCCAAACAGCATTCTTGAATTTACGTCGTTTAAATAAGCGATTGTTTAGGCTGACCCATGATAAAACTTATCAAAGCCAGATGTTTTATGGTCGCTTGATTCGTAAAAAAATGAGGTTTGCTAAATTAAGGTCAGCTAGTTTTGAAGAGCGCCGTGCTGAACGTGAGTATTTACAGGAAAGCAATCGAAACTATGTCTTGAACCATTTAGAAGAGTTGGATCAAGATGCCTTCCCGCAAGAATTAGTGGACTTTTACTTTGCCCGGTTACAACATAATGGCTTACGTTCTAGAACATCAACTTCTGAACAAGTTAATGAGTGGTTAACGTACGCCATTCAATTAGAACGTGATAGTATTCAAGATGCTTTTGAATTAGGTGATATTAATCGGAATGAGATGCGAGTTTATCGAGAAAATTTATTAGCCATTGAAAACACGATTCAATATATGGTGTAA
- a CDS encoding iron chaperone, translated as MSKLDNFADYLTKIDNPIHREQLTGVLQWIIDEFPTLETKIAWNQPMFTDHGTFILGLSVAKHHFSIAPEGIVIEKFADKIANANYSTGKQFMRIKWDQPINYDLLRDIIQFNIDDKKDCPTFWRK; from the coding sequence ATGTCAAAACTAGATAATTTTGCTGATTATTTAACTAAAATAGATAATCCCATTCACCGTGAACAGTTAACTGGCGTTTTACAATGGATTATTGATGAGTTCCCAACATTAGAAACAAAAATTGCTTGGAACCAACCGATGTTTACTGATCACGGAACTTTCATTCTCGGTCTAAGTGTTGCCAAACATCATTTTTCAATTGCTCCCGAGGGAATTGTGATTGAAAAGTTTGCTGATAAAATTGCTAATGCTAATTATAGTACCGGAAAACAATTTATGCGTATTAAATGGGACCAACCAATCAATTACGATTTACTTAGAGATATTATTCAATTTAATATTGATGATAAAAAAGACTGTCCGACCTTTTGGCGCAAATAA
- a CDS encoding YccF domain-containing protein: MRLVGNIIWLIFGGLTGAIGWFLAGILWCITIIGIPVGLQCFKFAELSLWPFGKEIVTTSTGGTLILNIIWLLVSGIPLALAHFISGIILTITIVGIPFAKQSFKLATLALMPFGARIVKRY; the protein is encoded by the coding sequence ATGAGATTAGTTGGAAATATTATATGGTTGATTTTTGGTGGGTTAACAGGTGCTATTGGATGGTTCTTAGCGGGGATTTTGTGGTGCATCACAATTATCGGTATTCCAGTCGGCTTACAGTGTTTTAAGTTTGCGGAGTTGAGTCTATGGCCGTTTGGTAAAGAAATCGTTACCACTAGTACGGGTGGAACATTGATTTTAAATATTATTTGGTTGCTAGTATCAGGAATTCCCTTAGCTCTAGCTCATTTTATCAGCGGGATTATACTGACAATTACCATTGTAGGAATCCCATTTGCTAAACAATCATTTAAATTAGCAACTTTAGCTTTGATGCCATTTGGCGCAAGAATTGTCAAAAGATATTAA
- a CDS encoding helix-turn-helix transcriptional regulator: protein MELGKQLKEYRTTHGYSQEKLADKIYVSRQTISNWENDKSYPDIHNLSLLSILFDVSIDDLVKGDVAEMKQRIKNKKLNKEMNRYSWIMIISIVAAALSVGIPIAVNSKWAILIPIILYLPGLISSFKIERIKKEEDIKTYSEIIAFTENGDVQAARSKRQPTKDFLSKTLIVILFAACAGVIALLSAFIFSYI from the coding sequence ATGGAACTTGGAAAACAATTAAAAGAATATCGGACAACTCACGGTTACTCTCAAGAAAAGTTGGCTGATAAAATTTATGTCTCTCGGCAAACAATCTCAAACTGGGAGAATGATAAAAGCTATCCTGACATTCACAACTTGTCCCTACTAAGTATCCTCTTTGATGTTTCAATCGACGACTTAGTCAAAGGAGACGTGGCAGAAATGAAACAACGAATCAAAAATAAGAAACTAAATAAAGAAATGAATCGCTACAGTTGGATTATGATTATTTCAATTGTAGCTGCAGCACTTTCCGTTGGGATTCCAATTGCTGTTAATTCAAAATGGGCAATACTTATTCCAATTATTTTGTACCTTCCGGGATTAATCAGTTCATTTAAAATTGAACGTATAAAAAAAGAAGAAGATATTAAAACCTATTCAGAAATCATTGCATTCACTGAAAATGGCGATGTTCAGGCGGCACGCTCTAAGCGTCAGCCAACCAAAGATTTCTTATCAAAAACTCTGATTGTTATCCTTTTTGCAGCCTGTGCTGGTGTGATTGCCTTATTATCTGCTTTCATTTTTTCTTATATCTAA
- a CDS encoding YdcF family protein: MQSLIFFLIFLLPIFLFGFWVVKKPTSLWTGFWFLGFISIITVLLILLIERLSQPVAVFIGMILALILIGLSLFGIYAMIIALFWNERILLKHERKSFANMLPLLVATALILLELILFIGRNNISNKDILSIFSFMNTSFLYFALLFILYGITTILFNLYPIKSQVDYIIVLGAGLYNDKVTPLLASRIEAGIKLYYQQEEKGYAPILILSGGQGADEGISEAQAMLNYIDEKGYTIDRLRLEDKSTTTRENLLFSQTIARKKDGITDFSNKKVVVASNNYHILRAGKIADSLDIPVRGVGAKTRLYYLPTAFIREYIGYLVMSKKTHLVVIGFLFIILVIPLFFKLFI, encoded by the coding sequence ATGCAGAGTCTAATTTTCTTTTTAATCTTCTTACTACCTATTTTTTTATTTGGATTTTGGGTTGTAAAAAAACCAACTAGCCTTTGGACAGGATTTTGGTTCTTAGGGTTCATCTCAATTATTACCGTTTTGCTCATCTTACTAATTGAACGCTTGTCTCAACCCGTGGCAGTCTTTATCGGAATGATACTAGCTCTTATTTTAATCGGCCTCTCCTTATTTGGAATTTACGCAATGATCATCGCACTTTTTTGGAACGAGCGTATCTTATTAAAGCACGAACGTAAATCTTTTGCTAACATGTTACCGCTACTCGTCGCAACAGCTCTTATACTTTTGGAATTAATCTTATTTATCGGCAGAAATAACATTTCCAACAAAGATATCTTGAGTATTTTCAGCTTTATGAATACTAGCTTCCTTTATTTCGCACTTTTATTTATTTTGTACGGTATCACAACTATTTTATTTAATCTCTATCCTATTAAGTCACAAGTTGATTATATAATTGTACTTGGTGCTGGACTTTACAACGATAAGGTTACCCCTTTATTAGCCAGTCGAATTGAAGCCGGTATTAAGCTGTATTATCAACAGGAAGAAAAAGGTTATGCCCCTATCTTGATTCTTTCAGGTGGTCAAGGTGCTGATGAAGGAATCTCTGAAGCACAAGCTATGCTGAATTATATCGATGAAAAAGGTTACACTATTGACCGACTTCGTCTAGAAGATAAATCTACTACGACCCGAGAGAATTTATTGTTTTCTCAAACTATCGCCCGTAAAAAAGATGGTATAACTGATTTTTCAAATAAAAAAGTCGTCGTGGCATCTAATAATTACCATATTCTACGAGCAGGTAAAATTGCTGACTCATTAGATATTCCTGTTCGTGGAGTCGGTGCTAAAACAAGATTATACTACTTACCAACAGCATTCATTCGTGAATATATTGGATATCTAGTTATGTCTAAAAAGACTCACCTAGTTGTGATTGGCTTTTTATTCATCATCTTAGTTATTCCATTATTTTTCAAACTATTTATATAG